In the genome of Orcinus orca chromosome 13, mOrcOrc1.1, whole genome shotgun sequence, the window CCCTTCCCCTAATGCCCTGAGACAAGTCTTTGGCTTAGTAAGCGTAACGTGTATCTTCGCTTGTCCACCGCTGTCTGCCACCTAGTTGGAAGACACCTGGATATGTTAGACACGGTTTACAGGCGCAGTGACTCGGGAGCTGCCCCCAGCTGTGCCGCTAACTTGCCGGGTGACATTTCTCCCTTCTGCGTCTCTGCCCCCTTCTTCGTGGGATGGGACTGCGACAGAATCGCTTCCAGGTCCCTCCCATAGGAATGGAGACGCCGGGCAGAAGGAGCCAGAGTGTGCCAGGTGGGGTCCACGTGGCCCGCTCGCGCCCGCGATTTCCTTTCTCCGCCCGAGGGCACGAGGCATTTAATGCCAGGCGGAAGAACAGTGCTGTTTGGCGCAGGAGCTGAAATTTGGCGGCGGTCGGAGGCTGGTTTCGCAATTCTTCGGCTGCGGCTCTTGGCCCCAGGCGGAGCGCCAGGCGCAGGCGCCTGAGGGTGCGCTATTGGAGCCCAGGGCCCGCGGCGTGTGCGCCTGCGCGGGCCTGCAGCTGGCCCGGGAGGGGCGGGAGCCGCTCGGATGCGCTGACGTCGAACCGCCCGCGCCCCCCGCCCCTCCGCCCGGCTCAGGGTTGGCCgccgccgcgccccgccccctccctgggAGGACGCCCGGACGGAACCGATCGCGGCTGGTTTGAGCTGGTGCGTTTCCATGACGACACGCGCGGCGCTATAAGTAGCGGAGCTGCGGCGAGTCGGGCTTTGTCAGTTCCCTCAGTCTTCCTcagcctccgccgccgccgccgctgtccCTCTGCCAGCGCTCCGGCACCACCTCGGGCCGGCGGTTCTCCGCAGGAGGGAGTGAGGTGGCGGGCGGCCGGGCGGGCGGCTGACGGGGGCGGCGGGGACAGCGGCGGGGCGGCCGGCGGCCCTGCGCGCTCGGCGGCGGCGTCTGGTCTCCATGGGGTCTGCCCGCGGCGCCCGTGTGCTCTAAGGTGAGAGGGGCGCGTCCGGGCGGTTGGAAGGCCGGGGGAGCGGGGGTGACGGCCACGTGTCCCTGCGCCCGGGCCCGGCCTGAGGCCGGAGCAGCTCCCGCGCCGTGGAGCTGCGAGGACACGTGGTCGCAGAGCCGGCCGCCGGCCCCTGACCTCGGTGAGCCGCTGCGTCCCCGGCCCTGGCGTCCCCGGTGAAGCCGGCCCCCGGCGCGCACGGCGGCCGCCCTCCCGGCTCAGGGCAGCCTGGGCTGGAACGGCCCGGGGTTCACCTCCTCCGAACCACGTCAGTGAGGGTTTCTGAGCCGGAAGCTGTTGAAAAGGGTCGGTCgttccttcaactgctgtgtttttttttaaacccatgtGGCAGTCCGGTAGCAGGTGCAGGAGAGGTAGGAGGCGAGCCGGCGCAGGTCTCCGGGCTCCCATCGCTCGCACTCATTTCTAGAAGGAAGAGATGTGCCATTCCGCCGTATTGCCCtggaatttacttttttctttttcattttagcttttatttgtGCTGTGTGTACAGAGCGAATGACCCAGTATAGAAACCCACTCGGGTCGCTAGAGCTGAGATGAGATAACCTCGTAGTAACAACTGGTAATAGTCAGCCGGCCGTGGCTTAGAGTTGTTATGGGATCTTTGAATGACTCGGTGAGTCAAGGAAAACCTATAATATTAAGATCCCAGTTCAGGCTTCGGCATAGGAGCCAGTCCCAAGATCTTCCCAAAAAGGCCACCTGTGTTTGAAAATGCGAAATaatgggggaaagtggggagTAGGACCTCTTAGAAATGTCTAGGGAGAACAAAGAATGTGTTGACTTCATTCAAACCTAAAATAGGGCGTAATTTCGTTCACTTGTAAATTTTTCAGTTGCTGTTTGAATTAGTACCTGTCTTTTCTAACGTTACCCAATTTGCGGTAAAGCATTTCATAGCAGAGAGGCGCTGTCTTGCGCTAGTCCGAGTCATTTTAAGTAACTTAGCTATACAGAAAGAACACCGAGAGGTGTTCTTGGGTGAAATGTTTCTATATCAAAAGTTAttgagatagggcttccctggtagcgcagtggttgagagtccgcctgccgatgcaggggacacgggttcgtgccccggtccgggaagatcccacgtgccgcggagcggttgggcccctgagccatggccgctgagcctgcgcgtccggagcctgtgctccgcaacgggagaggccacaacagtgagaggcccgcgtgccgcgaagaaaaaaaaaaaagttattgagaTAAAGCTTTGAAAGATACAAGAAAGCAAAATACTTAGTAGGGGTGtatttcagagaaacaaaaccgTCCTAAGCTTAAGCCTGAACATtgccttaaaaatgtttaacaagactCTAAATAGCCCAATCTGTCACCGGTGAGCGTATTTAAATGTTGTTATATAGACAGAATGGGTTTGCCGGCAGTTAGTCTCTTCCCTTCCCCTACGCGCGATTTAGGCAACGTAGGTGGTTGACAATGCCAGCAAGTCACATTAGATCAAGCCTTGCAAGTTCTGCCGTGCATGGGTTTGGATTTATGGCAGGCCCGTCCCCCTGGGCCTCTCATAGTGTCCCATGCCAGAGCAAACTGGCCCAGAACCATTGCCTGGCCTCTGCCCGTAGGCTGCAGGCACTGAAGCGGGTTGCACAGTGGAAAAGAAGCCCTCCCTGGCagaaattaaataagttaaaatcaGTAATTTTAAGACAACTGTCATTGACCAGTGTCGCATTTCATGAAGGCCAAGGACAGTGGCTCTGATTGTTAAATGagctttatttttgcttattcatAAATTATTGTTGGCTTATTTTTGTTATTCATAGTTAGTCAAAACTTATTCCCAGGTGATGATCCTTCATAGCTAAGCAGGTATTAGAGCGCCTGTAAGGACAGTTGAGGTTCCCAGAGTTGCTGATTTAGTAGGCAGTGCTGGTTTAAGAATACTGATTTCTGATCCGCTACAGCAACTGTAATACATTATGTTGATTTGAAGattgcagttttaaaaaacacatgcCTAGCGTGAAAATTAGCTCATAAAATTCTCAGGAAACTTAAGAGCACTCAGTTAAGTTGAGAGCAATGATGCCTGTTAGTCACTAAAAGTTGTTCTGTATAAGACTTAGGAAATAGCAAGGTGTTTATACAGCAACTTTGAAAAATTGCTGTCATGCTATTTTAAGCTTCTAAAGAGAAACAGATCCGAAATAAAGTAAGCTAACTGTCATGAAACTTTTTCCCTATCAGTGAACTAAGTGCAGGAAAGCTTCTGAAACCTGCATTCAGCAGTCTTTAGCAGGGATATTTGAAATGCTTTTTTTGAGGTGGACAGTACTATATATGGAAGTTCAGTGTGAAAAACTCTAGCGTTGTATCTGTGGTGTCCTCATTCCATTGAGGTTTATGGAGTCACGTGACCTAAACCTAGGAATAATGGGATTCCCAAACCCAGTGAGTGAGGTGTCTGTGGAGGGTGCTTGAGTAGTCCTGCTTCTTGTGTGTGCTGCCAGTAACTGATCTTCCAATTTAATGTGTTCCGAAGGTGGACAGCAGATTGTGCGTTTGTCAGGACATTTTCACTGCTGCAGCAAGGGCACGCACATCTTTCAGTGGGACttggaattcctagagaattGCCTTTGTGAAAAGCTggcataatttctttaaatttcatcTCTTAGTTTCCCTTGTAAGTATTCATGGTTGTTGCAGGCTTATCTTATTAGGAGTTACTAAGTATTGCTAAGACTTCTGAGTAAATCCTCTGCCCTGTCTGCAGTTTGTTGTTTCAGAAAGATATCAAGGAACCATGAACAACTTTAGTAATGAAGAGTTTGACTGCCATTTCCTGGATGAAGGCTTTACTGCCAAGGACATTCTGGACcaaaaaattaatgaagtttcttcttctgtaagtGTATGTTAAGTCCTTGCTGGGAGTGCAACTTTGAGAATGTTGGGTTGGATGGGAAGCTTCAGTGGGGTCTTGCGGAAATGGAAATGTCTTATTAGGGAATTTAGAATTTAATTGGCTACGGATCGTGCAATAAAAATGATATTCATGCCAGGAATTGACTAAATAGAGTAGGATTCATGAGAATGACGGGCAAGGGAAGGGAAGCCTGCGTGTTGGACACATTGTTAGGCCGCTGATGGGTTTCCTGTAACCACTGTCACTGCAGGACGATAAGGATGCCTTCTATGTTGCGGACCTGGGAGACATCCTGAAGAAACATCTGAGATGGTTTAAAGCTCTTCCTCGGGTCACCCCCTTTTATGCAGTCAAATGCAATGATAGCAGAACCATAGTGAAGACCCTAGCTGCCATAGGGACAGGATTTGACTGTGCCAGCAAGGTGAGCAAAAGCCGCAGAACTCACATGATTGTCATGGTCTCGGTGTTCCCGCAGGGCAGATCAAAACTGCGTTGCTTGGGCAGGAGATGCTAATGAATTGAGTGGGGGTGGTGACAACTTCCCacgtttttctgtttcttccatgtATTAGCTACATGTATTGTAACACCTCTTCTTTTTCAGACTGAAATCCAGTTGGTGCAGAGTCTCGGGGTGCCTCCAGAGAGGATTATCTATGCAAATCCTTGTAAACAAGTGTCTCAGATTAAATACGCTGCCAATAATGGAGTCCAGATGATGACTTTTGATAGTGAAGTTGAGTTGATGAAAGTTGCCAGGGCACATCCAAAGGCCAAGTAAGTTACTCCTCCATTTGAGGGCAGGGTCAGATGTGGCATCTGTATAATAATGGCAGACAAACTCAAATTTCCAGTTGTTAGATTTCCATACTTTAGTAAATTATCTCTGtactgggtcagagacaaagtaGAAAAAACCTTAAAGCCTCTTGATTAATAAAACCAAATTAGACTTAAACCACAGGGTATCAGAGCCCAGGAGTCTCTGTCTTAACCATGGCTGTAGATGATCTTCTGTTATGGGAAACTTGGTATACTTTTCTTGCCTCTAGGTTGGTTTTGCGGATTGCCACTGATGATTCCAAAGCAGTCTGTCGCCTCAGTGTCAAATTTGGTGCCACACTCAAAACCAGCAGGCTTCTTTTGGAACGGGCGAAAGAGCTGGATATTGATGTCATTGGTGTCAGGTGAGATCTTGGTGATGGCAGAGGTAGAGATTAAGATTAGACAATGCAAGTTTTATAGGTTTTCTCCCACTGTGAATAGTTATTTCCAGAAATAGTAAGAAATAGCATATTCTACTTTTTTTGCCCCAGCTTCCATGTGGGAAGTGGTTGTACTGATCCGGAGACCTTCGTGCAGGCCATCTCTGATGCCCGCTGTGTCTTTGACATGGGAGTGAGTATATGTGAACCCCAAGTGGGAGGAGGGGGGGCAAGGATGACAGTAATAACTAGTCCCGATTCCAGAACTGACCTTTTGTAGAGGTCATCTCATATTACAGACATTTAACCCCATCTGCTGCGTGCATTTGTCACGCCGTGTTAGGAATCTGGCTACTTGGTTGACCTAATTTGATTGAATTCACTTTCTTGACTCCAGGCTGAGGTTGGTTTCAACATGTATCTGCTTGATATCGGTGGTGGCTTTCCCGGATCTGAGGATGTAAAGCTTAAATTTGAAGAGGTAATTTATAACAAAACTATAATCTGTAGCTCTTAGCAAGTTCTTTTTTGGAATATTTCAAAACTTAACTAGTTTTAACAGATAGTAAAGGGACTATACAAACGTGAAAATAAATGTCTTGGTGTGGTAATTTGAATGACTTCTGTGCTATTTAAAATGGtacttaagggacttccctggtggcgcagtggctaagactccgagctcccaatgcagtgggcctgggttcaatccctggtcacggaactagaAGAAGTTAGGCCATTATATGctactcatttataaaataaatccgtattcttttttgttaaaattatGTGCATAGGCAGAATAGAAAGTTTTGTTCTGTTGGCATGTATTTGCTAGATAAAAACATTTAGGCACTTTGTAAGTGGTAATAaatttgtatcattgtttaaTAAAATCATATCCATAACATCTTAGAGTAGAAAGGGTGTCTGGAGGGGAATCAAAatgaaaccacagggatgtacagGCTGGTTTTCAGGGAAATGTTTATCTTTTGCTGTTGTTTGAGGGTAAACCTCTCTGCTGATGACTGCTCTCCGTGCTTTTGATGTGTCATGTCACAAGGTACTGGTCCGTGTGAGTTCCCCTTGATGACTAACTGCTCTTTTCTATCTCACTCTGGTAGATTACCAGTGTAATCAACCCGGCGTTGGACAAGTATTTTCCATCGGACTCTGGAGTTAGGATCATAGCTGAGCCAGGCAGATACTATGTTGCATCAGCTTTCACACTAGCAGTTAATATCATTGCCAAAAAACGCGTATTAAAGGAACAGACAGGCTCTGATGGTACGTACAAAGGATGATTCATCGCGTGTACAACAAAGTTGGTACATGAAGTGGTAATTGAGACTAATTGTGCTTTTCTAGATGAAGATGAGTCAAGTGAACAGACGTTTATGTATTACGTGAACGATGGAGTGTATGGATCTTTCAACTGCATCCTCTACGA includes:
- the ODC1 gene encoding ornithine decarboxylase; translation: MNNFSNEEFDCHFLDEGFTAKDILDQKINEVSSSDDKDAFYVADLGDILKKHLRWFKALPRVTPFYAVKCNDSRTIVKTLAAIGTGFDCASKTEIQLVQSLGVPPERIIYANPCKQVSQIKYAANNGVQMMTFDSEVELMKVARAHPKAKLVLRIATDDSKAVCRLSVKFGATLKTSRLLLERAKELDIDVIGVSFHVGSGCTDPETFVQAISDARCVFDMGAEVGFNMYLLDIGGGFPGSEDVKLKFEEITSVINPALDKYFPSDSGVRIIAEPGRYYVASAFTLAVNIIAKKRVLKEQTGSDDEDESSEQTFMYYVNDGVYGSFNCILYDHAHVKPLLQKRPKPDEKYYSSSIWGPTCDGLDRIVERCNLPEMHVGDWMLFENMGAYTVAAASTFNGFQRPTIYYVMSGPTWQLMQQIQNHDFPPGVEEQDIGTLPVSCAWESGMKRHPAACASARINV